A genomic segment from Aspergillus chevalieri M1 DNA, chromosome 7, nearly complete sequence encodes:
- a CDS encoding BTB/POZ domain-containing protein (COG:S;~EggNog:ENOG410PQKY;~InterPro:IPR000210,IPR011333;~PFAM:PF00651;~go_function: GO:0005515 - protein binding [Evidence IEA]), whose protein sequence is MSKEVANGSAHNETQDSIPGKELLDALASMRFDSRYSDLTILCGDESFAVHRCIVCTRSDFFARACDGKFAEASTHTVRLDEEPALVKQMIEYFYTLDYQIPGYKENTSFQPKRKASSGNADEFLESSKLRTEPAPAFDPLCFHVLMYSLADRMFIRGLKILSQQNVERELGQQLDAVSFPQAVLEIYNSTPPEDRGLRDLAIQYTMDNLTSLRSEEDAPAAFEDSLLKFAPQFSYDLLVAVMNKSVQDWIQYGACRKNWQGKYYYY, encoded by the exons ATGTCCAAAGAAGTTGCAAATGGATCAGCACACAATGAGACCCAGGACAGTATTCCAGGCAAAGAGCTTCTGGACGCTTTAGCAAG CATGCGGTTCGACTCGAGGTACAGTGATTTGACCATTCTGTGCGGTGATGAATCCTTCGCTGTTCATCGGTGCATAGTCTGTACACGGTCAGACTTCTTTGCCAGAGCTTGTGATGGGAAGTTCGCT GAGGCTTCCACGCATACAGTTAGGCTAGATGAAGAGCCAGCATTAGTAAAGCAGATGATTGAATATTTTTACACCTTGGATTATCAG ATTCCGGGATACAAAGAGAATACATCTTTCCAGCCCAAAAGAAAGGCGTCCTCAGGCAATGCAGATGAATTTTTGGAATCATCTAAGCTGCGCACGGAACCAGCACCTGCTTTTGATCCTCTTTGTTTTCATGTTTTGATGTATTCGCTTGCAGACCGTATGTTCATAAGAGGTCTGAAAATTCTTTCCCAGCAAAATGTTGAGCGGGAACTGGGTCAACAGCTGGACGCGGTCTCATTCCCACAAGCGGTTTTGGAGATCTACAACTCCACTCCCCCGGAGGACCGAGGGCTTCGAGATTTGGCCATACAATATACGATGGACAATCTAACTTCACTGAGGAGTGAAGAAGATGCTCCTGCGGCATTTGAAGATAGCCTTTTGAAATTCGCTCCTCAGTTCTCGTATGACTTGTTGGTGGCGGTTATGAACAAGTCTGTACAGGATTGGATCCAATACGGCGCATGTAGAAAGAACTGGCAGGGAAAATATTACTACTACTAG
- a CDS encoding uncharacterized protein (COG:S;~EggNog:ENOG410PK65) codes for MPDPKTVSQEFVKISRLDLESSVPAEAIITDVKHLASYNWIEASTPTIAVPGSPAQWSPPLGNRRVKKDSGLVYIAQNAARHPDSPLEPLFRSLYIEQPTFDINSIDVVTDRNNIRKLLSFINPTLSKDGLDSFTIQVDTTARTAIFCRDETATHEVIGPDKFRGFGHEFEKAYTITQVKNSTGHHRIISYRLGGLNLLVRHETDGCVGDLKPGVKNNESTGDNLANVLKSLCLSSDTTDEISVRSKLAIKREGRVVPRESTLEIKTRSFHRPLELSEVAPQLWASQTPKLVRAYHQRGNFLTPKVEDITAAVKQWEQTHQDDIKKLIALINHILRVTRNWGGSCTIRYNPVEDKLEIKKIGRKKMLPDDLYSRWTKTIHDAMAQKNSKHSPNFAQKKV; via the coding sequence ATGCCAGATCCCAAAACAGTCTCCCAGGAGTTCGTGAAGATTTCCCGCCTCGATCTCGAATCCTCTGTTCCAGCAGAAGCAATCATTACTGATGTGAAGCACCTGGCTTCTTATAACTGGATCGAAGCATCCACACCCACTATCGCTGTCCCAGGTAGTCCAGCTCAGTGGTCTCCTCCACTAGGGAACCGACGTGTGAAAAAGGATAGCGGCCTTGTTTATATTGCTCAGAATGCTGCTCGCCATCCTGATAGCCCTCTGGAGCCGTTATTCCGCTCCCTTTACATTGAGCAACCCACATTTGACATAAACTCAATCGATGTTGTGACCGACCGGAACAACATTCGTAAACTTCTGTCATTTATCAATCCTACTTTGTCCAAAGATGGTTTAGATTCATTTACCATCCAGGTAGACACAACCGCTCGAACTGCAATATTTTGCCGTGATGAGACCGCCACCCATGAAGTGATCGGGCCAGACAAATTTCGGGGCTTTGGACATGAATTCGAAAAAGCTTACACGATCACTCAGGTTAAAAACAGCACTGGACACCACCGCATAATTTCGTACCGACTGGGCGGTCTCAATCTTCTCGTACGCCATGAGACAGACGGATGTGTTGGTGATTTGAAGCCCGGTGTAAAGAATAATGAGTCAACAGGGGACAATCTTGCAAACGTTTTGAAATCATTGTGCCTCTCATCGGATACCACGGATGAAATCTCTGTTCGGTCTAAATTGGCTATCAAGAGGGAAGGCCGGGTAGTGCCACGGGAATCGACCCTAGAGATCAAAACTCGATCCTTCCACAGACCTTTGGAACTGTCAGAAGTTGCACCTCAGCTCTGGGCTTCCCAGACACCCAAGCTTGTCCGTGCTTATCATCAGCGTGGAAACTTTTTGACGCCGAAAGTGGAAGATATCACTGCCGCGGTGAAACAATGGGAACAAACCCACCAAGATGATATCAAGAAACTCATTGCACTTATCAATCACATCCTTCGGGTGACCAGAAACTGGGGTGGGAGTTGTACCATTCGCTACAATCCGGTGGAAGATAAACTGGAGATCAAAAAGAtcggaagaaagaaaatgctCCCAGACGATCTCTACTCCCGATGGACGAAAACCATTCACGACGCTATGGCACAGAAGAACTCCAAGCACAGCCCGAATTTTGCTCAAAAAAAGGTCTGA
- a CDS encoding uncharacterized protein (COG:S;~EggNog:ENOG410PYZX) yields the protein MPPVTRHSARGHASGGPRYGDSPREQGLAALVKAREHRKLEKPDNQMEGGTGEPNASPPPPTPLFMDYEMATQTPSAMLEPQCPSKQLEFELRKNASIALQARAKKAEEEDKEILEFLNILDKKLSSMKQKNLPRASSFGKALQTFAHNYFTQPGANANNQGHTANPGPASPPKTYANAIPTPKLNNTTGKKLVVSAPKPARPLRLFLRLPTDHPARHASPHAALQKLRSSLDPAVTDAIKEIQHVPTGLAIGPKDVQNAEILLVNKDDIQQVIQGSVTAQLSAFMNIHCQHGKQCHESN from the coding sequence ATgccgcctgtcaccaggcactcggccagaggccacgcctcaggcggtccccgctacggggatagcccccgggaacaaggcttagccgcgctagtgaaagcccgcgaacaccgaaaactcgaaaagccagataatcagatggagggaggcacaggcgagccaaatgcctcgcctccacccccaacacctctgttcatggactatgaaatggcaacccagaCGCCATCAGCTATGCTGGAGCCACAATGCCCAAGCAAACAACTCGAATTTGAGCTCCGAAAAAACGCCAGCATCGCCCTACAAGCCCGAGCCAAAaaagcagaagaggaagacaaggagatactggagttcctcaacatactggacaagaagctctcctctatgaaacaAAAAAACCtccccagggcctcctcttttggcaAGGCCCTCCAAACCTTTGCgcacaactacttcacccaacctggtgccaatgcaaataaccaaggccacacagccaacccagGCCCAGCTAGCCCCCCCAAAACGTATGCAAACGCTATCCCCACGCCCAAACTGAACAACACTACTGGAAAAAAACTTGTTGTCTCAGCccctaagccagcaagacctcttcgccttttccttcgactcccaacagaccaccctgcccgACATGCCAGCCCGCACGCGGctctacaaaagcttcgcagtagcctagatccagcagtcactgacgccatcaaggaaatacaacatgttcccacagggctcgctattgggcctaaagatgtccaaaatgcagagatcctacttgtcaataaggatgatatacaacaggtaatccaaggctctgtgacggctcagctcagtgccttcatgaacattcattgtcaacatggcaaacaatgccatgaaagcaattga
- a CDS encoding SANT/Myb-like DNA-binding domain-containing protein (COG:S;~EggNog:ENOG410Q2IN;~InterPro:IPR001005): MTSQHYEVMVYRHTTIRAGYCIECMWDDKSAATCRMRAFDRSNVLRAHLEEHIDQKSWPSVCSDHLCNHASMNELDYRRHLHDAHHYNKAICVRPGKGPKKRLYTELDKESVTDRNQLDQQKRPCKLQKNFSPPSHASTKDLKIIFWRHPETQPKAMLSPPANVEDEDQESLKNVTCQTANHFEYFSEMPCTRQDGNITCSTSSDVPELADTSNVCASPFAVSSVPCTIPIDPQILEASSAISCQSDGGLEQLNGCSLSGKLEGYSSVERPGINILSQMSHDDPTLGGIEPQGIAVLESENMPNHQSLTSFSLGKKLERGPTSNEPPTVAVPSPVIQSSFNMGTIGNKIGAEFASTRPFTRSKARERATKVFQSHTISQRSIQKAKPYSQEEDQLLKRLMKKETTVQDVAKRFSVHFPGRSAASLQRRWLVIQPPSRRSTRPRSIRHPA; encoded by the coding sequence ATGACCAGCCAGCATTATGAAGTGATGGTGTATCGCCATACCACCATCCGTGCTGGATACTGTATCGAATGCATGTGGGATGACAAAAGTGCCGCCACCTGCAGAATGAGAGCTTTTGACAGAAGCAATGTGCTGAGAGCTCACCTGGAAGAGCATATTGACCAAAAGTCATGGCCATCGGTTTGCTCTGACCATCTTTGTAACCACGCCTCTATGAATGAACTGGATTACCGTCGACACCTTCACGATGCACACCATTACAACAAAGCCATTTGTGTTCGACCTGGAAAGGGCCCCAAGAAACGATTGTACACTGAGCTTGACAAAGAGTCTGTCACAGACAGGAATCAACTTGACCAGCAGAAACGTCCCTGCAAGCTTCAGAAGAACTTTTCACCACCCTCACATGCTAGTACGAAGGACCTGAAGATCATTTTCTGGAGGCATCCAGAAACCCAACCGAAGGCCATGTTGTCTCCCCCCGCTAAtgtggaggatgaggatcaAGAGAGCCTGAAGAACGTGACTTGTCAAACAGCCAATCACTTTGAGTATTTCAGTGAAATGCCTTGCACAAGACAGGATGGCAACATTACTTGCTCAACCTCATCTGACGTTCCTGAGCTAGCTGATACTTCAAATGTCTGTGCAAGCCCATTTGCAGTTAGCTCTGTTCCCTGTACCATCCCAATCGATCCACAGATCCTGGAGGCATCTAGTGCCATTTCTTGCCAGTCAGATGGTGGACTGGAGCAGCTCAATGGATGTAGCCTCAGTGGAAAGTTGGAAGGCTACTCTTCAGTTGAGCGGCCTGGAATCAATATCCTGTCTCAAATGTCACATGACGACCCAACCCTGGGAGGTATCGAACCTCAAGGCATTGCTGTCCTCGAATCCGAGAATATGCCCAACCACCAGTCCTTAACTTCATTTTCTCTAGGCAAGAAGCTGGAGCGAGGACCAACAAGCAATGAACCGCCAACAGTTGCAGTGCCATCCCCAGTCATCCAAAGCTCTTTCAACATGGGCACAATTGGAAACAAAATAGGTGCAGAATTTGCATCAACACGGCCGTTTACAAGATCTAAAGCAAGGGAACGAGCTACCAAAGTTTTCCAGAGTCATACAATCTCCCAAAGATCCATTCAGAAGGCTAAGCCTTACAGCCAGGAAGAGGATCAGCTGCTGAAGAGGCTGatgaaaaaggaaaccactGTCCAAGATGTGGCGAAGAGATTCTCTGTACATTTCCCTGGACGATCAGCTGCTTCTCTTCAAAGACGTTGGCTAGTAATACAACCGCCATCACGGCGATCGACCAGGCCAAGGTCAATCAGACATCCGGCTTAG
- a CDS encoding uncharacterized protein (COG:S;~EggNog:ENOG410Q2FM;~InterPro:IPR021842), whose product MAKRSDSWKASQLEKKRKARCELRLERGYNAKAHQQKDAERTGGRASMKTKNKYKEKVNKYAEFLIKEKDMPEGYKVGKGHPTPTLEELKEFFRWVINSTEGRIAPNGRPTMHTMLVWAQEFVPGFSLVTGKEISSRDRADLYYWIEHDLVEEGVLSAIRKPKYNFKLRDFERAILAFWSTDDPFFMSGRYRVQFHFITLQFLCTGARISSFTPTSPDKVGRGLRYKNIELVLFHADNAPWRIGWRLDQQFIKNNNDPENTVFGTAIWDCDKPIYSGALYLLALALADNALYGFSTPEEVFEQRIPEGQDELVLRWNEEAEDRCIVRGVTAEGVSEDPLTKETY is encoded by the exons ATGGCCAAGCGTTCCGACTCGTGGAAGGCCTCCCaacttgaaaagaaaagaaaagctcGCTGTGAACTACGTCTGGAGCGGGGATACAATGCAAAAGCCCATCAACAGAAAGATGCTGAACGAACCGGGGGCAGAGCTTCAATGAAGACTAAAAATAAATATAAAGAAAAGGTTAATAAGTACGCGGA ATTTCTTATCAAGGAGAAGGACATGCCCGAAGGCTATAAGGTTGGAAAGGGACACCCGACTCCGACACTTGAGGAACTCAAAGAGTTTTTCCGTTGGGTCATCAATTCTACGGAGGGCAGAATTGCGCCTAATGGACGACCAACCATGCACACAATGTTAGTCTGGGCCCAAGAGTTCGTCCCGGGATTCTCCCTTGTAACTGGAAAGGAGATTTCTTCCCGTGATCGAGCTGACCTCTACTAT TGGATTGAACATGATTTGGTCGAAGAGGGAGTACTCTCAGCGATCAGGAAGCCAAAATATAACTTCAAACTAAGAGATTTTGAACGTGCCATCCTTGCTTTCTGGTCTACTGACGACCCATTCTTCATGTCTGGGAGGTACCGTGTCCAATTCCATTTCATTACACTTCAATTCCTATGCACTGGTGCTAGAATATCCTCCTTCACTCCTACATCACCTGACAAAGTTGGACGAGGACTCCGTTACAAG AATATTGAACTTGTATTATTTCATGCTGACAATGCCCCTTGGAGGATTGGATGGCGGCTTGACCAGCAGTTCATTAAAAATAACAATGACCCTGAGAATACAGT GTTTGGCACTGCCATCTGGGACTGTGATAAACCCATTTATTCTGGAGCACTTTATCTCCTAGCTCTTGCCCTTGCAGACAATGCTCTCTATGGGTTTTCAACTCCTGAAGAAGTCTTCGAGCAAAGAATTCCAGAGGGGCAGGATGAACTGGTTCTCAGATGGAATGAAGAAGCTGAGGATCGATGCATTGTCAGAGGAGTCACTGCAGAAGGGGTCAGTGAGGACCCGTTAACAAAGGAAACATATTGA
- a CDS encoding arrestin (or S-antigen), N-terminal domain protein (COG:S;~EggNog:ENOG410PH88;~InterPro:IPR014756,IPR011021;~PFAM:PF00339): MSASIELNGPHNHITNLDVITGRVVVNLPSEAAIGGIQVKLEGESKTRLTGPRHPNGDPEKKRTELEVHKILYKVVTVFPTPAIFNPDSPNTAYTFAAGSYEYPFEFKVPFNNACSTHNNSMLTNLNITGLKVEMARQSNRHVKKTLPPSLNGFPGMADIRYYIKATIIRPQFYKENIRATTPLNFLPIEPPRTGDPNQETYARRQHQFTRQGSSSKAKSLFQKVSGSLDLLADGPRVSADARLPNPSILTCNEPIPLRVLVKKMSDTSETIFLQSFQIELVAKTHILAHDLNRTETGSWVIFSRSNMGAVLGKGSDPAGTEWTIDARMWNQLPLPNSVAPTFETCNVSRTYELEVRVGLSHGSFGNIKPQLIILPLRMPVKIYSGIAPPKALLDAMTESGRIQEPAAPSLPARPTDSPTERPPMPPRPAAAPEPTSADQVPDEAPPSYEDAMAEILSPVDGPRREYNPPDDSSSRTIESGADSKSPVNPGRDPEASTAAIPYGNPAAMSSEESFDMLPSTPPETQSGSPPTSPVARQQSVLKIHKVPPQPEEDPPHYQSIAGESPQAQQSPQEQRQPRQGFRPMNLGVPSRKPVPRSPHPRG; encoded by the exons ATGTCGGCCTCAATCGAGTTGAACGGTCCTCACAACCATATCACCAATCTCGATGTCATTACTGGAAGAGTGGTCGTCAATCTACCGTCTGAGGCCGCGATAGGAGGCATCCAAGTCAAATTGGAGGGAGAGAGCAAGACGCGTTTAACAGGCCCACGGCATCCCAATGGAGACCCAGAGAAGAAGCGGACGGAGCTCGAAGTGCATAAG ATACTGTACAAAGTGGTGACTGTCTTCCCAACTCCTGCGATCTTCAATCCGGACAGCCCTAATACTGCCTATACGTTTGCGGCTGGAAGCTATGAATATCCGTTTGAATTCAAG GTCCCGTTCAACAATGCGTGCAGTACGCACAATAATAGCATGCTCACCAACTTAAACATTACCGGATTGAAGGTTGAAATGGCGCGCCAAAGCAACCGTCATGTTAAGAAGACTCTTCCGCCGTCCTTAAATGGCTTTCCCGGTATGGCAGATATCAGATATTATATCAAAGCAACGATCATTCGGCCACAATTCTACAAGGAAAACATTCGTGCG ACCACGCCGTTGAACTTTCTTCCTATTGAACCCCCACGGACAGGCGATCCTAACCAAGAGACGTATGCGAGACGGCAGCATCAGTTCACCAGACAAGGCAGTTCCTCCAAGGCAAAGAGCCTGTTCCAGAAGGTTTCTGGTTCCCTTGATCTCCTCGCTGATGGTCCGCGCGTGTCAGCGGATGCTAGGTTACCAAATCCCTCCATTCTCACCTGTAACGAGCCCATTCCGCTACGGGTTTTGGTCAAGAAGATGTCGGATACTTCAGAAACGATTTTCTTGCAGTCATTCCAGATTGAATTGGTTGCAAAAACTCATATTCTGGCTCACGATCTTAACCGAACAGAAACAGGCAGTTGGGTTATATTCAGCCGGAGCAACATGGGCGCTGTGTTGGGTAAGGGAAGTGATCCAGCCGGCACTGAATGGACTATAGATGCTCGCATGTGGAATCAATTACCACTGCCTAACTCAGTTGCTCCGACTTTTGAAACCTGCAACGTCTCTAGGACTTATGAACTAGAGGTTCGAGTCGGTTTGAGTCACGGCAGTTTCGGAAATATCAAA CCACAACTCATTATCCTCCCTTTGAGAATGCCAGTCAAAATCTACTCTGGAATCGCCCCGCCCAAGGCCCTTCTGGATGCCATGACTGAATCTGGACGCATACAAGAACCTGCTGCTCCATCTCTTCCCGCTCGACCCACGGACAGTCCAACGGAACGTCCTCCGATGCCTCCAAGGCCGGCAGCCGCACCTGAGCCTACCAGTGCAGACCAAGTCCCCGACGAAGCACCGCCAAGCTACGAGGACGCAATGGCAGAAATATTGAGTCCAGTGGATGGTCCCCGCCGCGAGTATAACCCACCAGATGACTCTTCTTCCAGAACCATTGAATCTGGAGCTGATTCGAAATCCCCAGTCAACCCGGGAAGGGATCCTGAGGCCTCAACAGCGGCAATACCCTATGGCAACCCCGCGGCCATGTCATCAGAGGAATCGTTTGATATGCTTCCCTCGACACCTCCGGAAACTCAGTCTGGTTCGCCTCCCACATCCCCAGTTGCGCGTCAACAAAGCGTTCTGAAAATCCACAAAGTGCCACCTCAGCCTGAGGAGGATCCACCGCACTATCAATCGATAGCTGGAGAGTCTCCCCAGGCGCAGCAAAGTCCGCAAGAACAAAGGCAACCTCGGCAAGGATTCCGGCCTATGAACCTCGGAGTTCCCAGCAGGAAGCCGGTCCCGCGAAGCCCACATCCCAGAGGTTGA